In Gossypium hirsutum isolate 1008001.06 chromosome D06, Gossypium_hirsutum_v2.1, whole genome shotgun sequence, one genomic interval encodes:
- the LOC107901819 gene encoding pentatricopeptide repeat-containing protein At4g16470, whose product PCGEVQVIGGSMFAGKTATLLRRIQAQTNNCSFQAKLLKEYTQLNKVLRGLCFTGRLREAVGLLWRTRLKADAATYALLLQECLFRKEHKSGRRIHAHMVVIGYVPNEYLKIKLLILYAKSGDLRTAYVLFDNLLEKTLISWNAMIAGFVQKGCGEFGLDLYYNMIKNGVSPDQYTFASVFRASASLASLEHGKRAHGVLIKSHIRENVVVSSALMDMYFKCSSLTDAHRVFNEVVNRNVVTWTSLISGYGQHGRVNEVLESFDKMINEGFRPNYVTFLAVLSACSHGGLVNEGWHYFLSMKRDYGIQPRGQHYSAMVDLLGRSGKLHEAYEFVLNSPFKEHPAIWGALLGACRIHGDLDLVKLVADKYLELEPENSGTYVLLSNTYATFGFWENLAALRRKMRNSGVIKEPAYSWIEIQGKVHFFLRGDVSHRCSAEIYELIKLMPSILKDPDYVPDIISS is encoded by the exons CCGTGTGGTGAGGTCCAGGTGATCGGAGGATCCATGTTTGCTGGCAAGACGGCCACGCTGCTTCGCCGAATCCAGGCTCAAACCAACAATTGCAG CTTTCAGGCCAAGCTTCTTAAGGAGTACACACAACTGAATAAGGTTTTAAGGGGTCTTTGTTTTACGGGAAGACTGAGGGAAGCTGTTGGGCTTTTATGGCGTACGAGATTGAAAGCAGATGCTGCAACGTATGCTCTTCTCTTGCAAGAGTGCCTATTCAGGAAAGAACATAAAAGTGGGAGAAGGATCCATGCACATATGGTTGTTATTGGATATGTACCCAATGAATATCTTAAGATCAAGTTGTTGATATTGTATGCAAAATCAGGGGATTTAAGAACTGCCTATGTTCTGTTTGATAATTTACTAGAGAAAACTTTGATTTCTTGGAATGCAATGATTGCTGGATTTGTGCAAAAAGGTTGTGGAGAATTTGGACTTGACCTCTATTACAATATGATAAAGAATGGTGTATCGCCTGACCAGTACACTTTTGCATCCGTATTTAGAGCCTCTGCTTCCTTAGCCTCATTAGAGCATGGGAAGCGAGCTCATGGGGTCCTGATAAAGAGCCATATTAGGGAAAATGTTGTGGTCAGCAGTGCTCTCATGGATATGTATTTCAAATGCAGCAGTCTTACCGATGCTCATCGGGTATTTAATGAAGTTGTAAATAGAAATGTTGTTACTTGGACGAGCTTGATATCTGGATATGGCCAGCATGGAAGGGTTAATGAGGTTCTAGAATCATTTGATAAAATGATAAATGAAGGTTTTAGACCAAACTATGTTACCTTTCTTGCAGTTCTTTCTGCATGTAGCCATGGAGGCTTGGTTAATGAAGGTTGGCACTATTTCTTATCGATGAAAAGAGACTATGGGATCCAACCAAGAGGGCAGCATTATTCTGCCATGGTTGATCTATTAGGTCGTTCTGGAAAGTTGCATGAAGCTTATGAGTTTGTTCTTAACTCACCTTTTAAGGAGCACCCAGCCATATGGGGTGCTTTGCTTGGGGCCTGTCGTATTCACGGGGATTTGGATCTGGTAAAGCTTGTGGCAGATAAATACCTTGAATTGGAGCCCGAAAATTCTGGAACATATGTTCTCTTGTCTAATACCTATGCCACTTttggtttttgggaaaatttggcAGCACTTAGGAGGAAAATGAGGAATTCTGGGGTCATAAAGGAGCCTGCTTATAGCTGGATTGAGATTCAAGGGAAGGTCCACTTCTTTTTGAGGGGTGATGTATCTCATAGATGTTCTGCGGAGATTTACGAGTTGATCAAATTAATGCCTTCCATTTTAAAGGATCCAGACTATGTTCCTGATATAATTAGCTCCTAA